A region of Allocoleopsis franciscana PCC 7113 DNA encodes the following proteins:
- a CDS encoding inorganic diphosphatase: MDLSRIPAQPKPGLINVLIEIPAGSKNKYEFDKDLQAFALDRVLYASVQYPYDYGFVPNTLADDGDPLDGMVLMDQPTFPGCVIAARPIGMLEMIDGGDRDEKILCVPDKDPRYTHVKSLQDIAPHRLEEIAEFFRTYKNLEKKVTEILGWKDVGHVMPLVEKCIQAGSEKGRDSDAES, from the coding sequence ATGGATTTATCACGCATTCCGGCTCAACCTAAACCAGGTCTGATCAACGTTCTGATTGAAATTCCAGCGGGTAGTAAGAATAAGTACGAGTTTGACAAAGACTTACAAGCCTTTGCACTAGACCGTGTACTTTATGCTTCTGTGCAATATCCGTATGACTACGGGTTCGTGCCTAACACATTAGCGGATGATGGCGATCCGCTCGATGGTATGGTATTGATGGATCAACCGACGTTTCCAGGGTGTGTCATTGCCGCACGACCGATTGGGATGCTAGAGATGATTGATGGAGGCGATCGCGACGAAAAAATTCTTTGTGTTCCCGACAAAGACCCGCGCTACACCCATGTCAAATCTCTTCAAGACATCGCGCCGCATCGATTGGAGGAAATTGCTGAATTTTTCAGGACTTACAAAAACCTAGAAAAAAAAGTTACAGAAATTTTAGGCTGGAAAGATGTCGGGCACGTCATGCCACTGGTAGAGAAGTGCATCCAAGCCGGTAGCGAGAAAGGAAGAGATTCAGACGCCGAGTCCTAA
- a CDS encoding serine/threonine-protein kinase has product MSYCLNPDCSHPKNLMHIDICQDCRSELFLRDCVERKAFKERYRIIKMMGRGRFGVTFLAQDESLPNHPHCVIKQLHPTTSELHIIEMAQVLFKREAETLKQIGNHPQVPQLLEYCEEAHPPYFVEQYINGLTLRQEIRQSGTLGEAEVKQFLIEFLPVLEFIHSQKLIHRDIKPSNIVRRQQDKQLVLIDFGAVKNCQDDPENSSEQTTWTDTSIGTQGFAPPEQIAMRPVFASDIYALGVTCIYLLTGKLPTHFPYEPTTCQMVWQPYVQISDQFTEVLNKMLEPSVRYRYQSAQEVLNAIDSLDAKSHLLLEAYKNGERNFAFRNISGLNLQEANLSGGLFYSAKLAKTNFQGADLSDAYFGQANLNQANLRNANLGGTSFSNADLSGADLQGADLRFAYLSKANLKGANLCEANLSNANIKGANLCGANLSNAIITEAQLALVKKNWTTVLPNGRCGLGS; this is encoded by the coding sequence TTGAGCTACTGCCTAAATCCGGACTGTTCTCATCCTAAAAATCTCATGCACATTGATATCTGTCAAGATTGTCGCTCCGAACTGTTCCTGCGCGATTGCGTCGAGCGCAAAGCCTTTAAAGAGCGCTATCGTATCATCAAAATGATGGGGCGGGGCAGATTTGGTGTCACGTTTTTAGCTCAAGATGAGTCTTTACCGAATCATCCCCATTGTGTGATCAAGCAACTGCATCCGACAACATCGGAATTGCACATTATAGAAATGGCACAGGTGCTGTTTAAGCGAGAGGCTGAAACCCTAAAACAAATTGGCAATCATCCCCAAGTGCCACAGCTACTGGAATACTGTGAAGAGGCTCACCCCCCTTACTTTGTGGAGCAGTATATCAACGGCTTAACCCTACGGCAAGAAATCCGACAGTCTGGAACCCTAGGTGAAGCTGAGGTGAAGCAATTTTTGATTGAATTTCTGCCAGTACTGGAATTTATCCATAGCCAAAAGTTGATTCACCGGGATATTAAACCCAGCAACATTGTTCGTCGCCAGCAAGATAAACAACTGGTTTTGATTGACTTTGGTGCGGTTAAAAATTGCCAAGATGATCCTGAGAATAGTTCAGAGCAAACCACTTGGACAGATACTTCCATCGGCACTCAAGGCTTTGCTCCTCCAGAGCAAATAGCCATGCGACCGGTTTTTGCTAGCGATATTTATGCACTAGGCGTTACTTGCATTTATTTATTGACGGGTAAACTACCAACCCACTTTCCTTATGAGCCGACAACCTGTCAAATGGTTTGGCAACCCTACGTTCAAATCAGTGACCAGTTTACTGAAGTTTTGAATAAAATGTTAGAACCTTCTGTCCGTTATCGCTATCAATCGGCTCAGGAAGTTCTAAACGCTATTGACTCGTTAGACGCCAAGAGTCATTTACTTTTAGAAGCGTATAAAAACGGAGAGAGAAATTTTGCCTTTCGGAATATAAGTGGATTGAATTTGCAGGAAGCCAACTTATCTGGAGGGCTTTTTTATAGCGCTAAGTTGGCAAAAACCAATTTTCAGGGAGCCGATTTATCAGATGCTTATTTTGGACAGGCTAACCTAAATCAAGCGAATTTACGAAATGCCAATTTAGGTGGGACCTCCTTTAGTAATGCCGATTTGTCAGGAGCTGACTTGCAAGGTGCAGATCTCCGCTTTGCCTATCTCTCCAAAGCTAATCTCAAAGGAGCCAATCTGTGTGAGGCTAATTTATCAAATGCTAATATCAAAGGAGCCAATCTGTGTGGCGCTAACCTCTCAAATGCCATCATTACTGAAGCACAACTAGCCCTAGTCAAGAAGAATTGGACAACAGTACTTCCCAATGGCAGATGCGGTTTGGGAAGTTAA
- a CDS encoding TVP38/TMEM64 family protein gives MFLKLFGLTLLAVGIAIGIATHPALAETSSAARGFNLQDMLRNTLARINNLGRVGAIAYIALYIIATVAFLPGSIVTLGGGAIFGVVWGSLYVFIGAVLGATAAFFIGRYLARDWVYKQIAGNEKFRKIDEAVGKEGFKIVFLTRLSPIFPFNLLNYALGITGVSSKDYLLGFLGMIPGTVMYVYLGSLAGACALIGTTAQPSNSAIEWTMRIIGFVATVAVTVFVTRIARKALEEKVS, from the coding sequence ATGTTTCTCAAGCTGTTTGGATTAACGCTACTGGCAGTTGGCATCGCCATTGGGATTGCTACCCATCCAGCCTTAGCAGAGACATCTTCTGCTGCTAGGGGATTCAATCTCCAGGACATGTTGCGGAACACATTGGCAAGGATTAACAATCTGGGTCGTGTGGGAGCGATCGCGTATATTGCACTCTATATTATTGCTACGGTAGCTTTCTTACCTGGCTCAATTGTTACCCTCGGAGGCGGCGCAATCTTTGGTGTCGTCTGGGGTTCACTCTACGTTTTCATCGGTGCCGTGCTGGGAGCCACTGCCGCTTTCTTCATCGGACGGTACTTAGCACGGGATTGGGTTTACAAGCAAATCGCAGGCAATGAAAAATTTCGTAAAATTGACGAGGCTGTGGGTAAAGAAGGATTCAAAATTGTTTTTTTAACGCGGCTCTCTCCCATTTTTCCATTTAACTTGTTGAACTATGCTCTGGGAATTACGGGAGTTTCCTCCAAAGACTATCTCCTGGGCTTCCTGGGTATGATTCCGGGTACAGTAATGTACGTTTACCTCGGTTCCTTGGCGGGTGCCTGTGCCCTGATTGGTACCACAGCTCAGCCGAGCAACTCTGCTATAGAGTGGACGATGAGGATTATTGGTTTTGTCGCCACGGTTGCGGTTACGGTTTTTGTCACTCGAATTGCTCGGAAGGCTTTAGAAGAGAAAGTTTCTTAG
- a CDS encoding sulfurtransferase — protein sequence MDSPFVVSAEYLREHLDDPQVVIVDCRFVLTEPDVGHQQYLESHIPMAHYLDLNQDLSAPVGLHGGRHPLPDIDELAQKLAAMGVNFQQTLVVAYDNSRLGFAARLWWLLRYMGHDQVALLNGGWTAWQAAGYPVTEVLPPTPVPGTFVPQIRSDWWVDIDTFKVRKDLPGVVVVDSRERDRYLGKREPIDPIADHIPGAVNYPWQDVTDVQGYLHPIDKQQQRWLDVTTQKEIIVYCGSGVTACVNLLSLELAGIHTGKLYAGGWSDWCSYLNPPQASQSSD from the coding sequence ATGGACTCCCCTTTTGTCGTTTCTGCTGAATACCTTAGGGAACATCTAGATGACCCGCAAGTGGTGATTGTGGATTGTCGCTTCGTACTTACTGAGCCAGATGTGGGTCATCAACAGTATCTAGAGAGTCACATCCCAATGGCTCACTATCTTGATTTAAATCAAGACCTATCCGCACCTGTGGGGCTTCATGGTGGGCGTCACCCGTTGCCAGATATCGATGAACTAGCGCAGAAATTAGCTGCCATGGGCGTGAATTTTCAACAAACTTTAGTCGTCGCTTATGATAATTCTCGCTTGGGTTTTGCCGCACGTCTGTGGTGGCTACTCCGTTACATGGGACATGACCAGGTTGCCTTGCTCAATGGGGGCTGGACGGCATGGCAAGCAGCGGGATACCCGGTTACAGAGGTTTTACCTCCAACACCCGTACCAGGGACGTTTGTACCGCAAATACGCTCGGATTGGTGGGTGGATATTGACACCTTCAAAGTTCGTAAAGATTTACCCGGTGTGGTAGTAGTCGATTCGCGGGAGCGCGATCGCTATTTAGGGAAACGAGAGCCGATTGACCCCATCGCTGATCATATACCCGGTGCCGTTAATTACCCTTGGCAAGACGTGACCGATGTTCAAGGGTATCTGCACCCAATCGATAAGCAACAACAGCGATGGCTTGATGTCACAACGCAAAAAGAAATTATTGTTTATTGTGGTTCTGGAGTCACCGCCTGTGTCAATCTCCTCTCCTTAGAATTGGCTGGGATTCATACCGGCAAGCTCTATGCAGGGGGTTGGAGTGACTGGTGTTCTTATCTAAATCCCCCACAAGCCTCCCAATCAAGTGATTGA
- a CDS encoding DUF362 domain-containing protein: MSTVSLIRADSYNRQQLRSSLETLLEPLGGMGAFVKPGNRVLLKPNLLTGGRPGKECITRPELVYTVAQLVQEAGGKPFLGDSPAFGSAWGVAKANGYLPLMEELNLPIVEFHGQRYETASTTFNHLRLCKEAMDADVVINLPKVKSHSQLTITLGVKNLFGCVPGKMKAWWHMEAGKDEQRFGEMLVETARAINPDLTILDGIIGHEGNGPSAGEPRSLNILGASSDVFALDRAILDILNVDPSLVPTVTASQRLGLCPQLREMDFPHLQPMELQVMDWRLPDALVPLDFGMPRVIKSTFRHLYIRLIQEPIKAYAER; the protein is encoded by the coding sequence ATGTCTACGGTTAGTTTAATTCGTGCTGATTCCTATAATCGGCAGCAACTGCGCTCCTCCTTAGAAACCTTGCTGGAACCGTTAGGAGGAATGGGCGCTTTTGTGAAACCGGGCAATCGCGTCCTGCTCAAGCCCAATCTTCTCACCGGTGGGCGTCCCGGCAAAGAATGCATCACTCGTCCGGAACTGGTTTACACTGTCGCTCAATTGGTACAAGAAGCAGGAGGCAAACCCTTTTTGGGAGATAGCCCTGCTTTTGGGAGTGCTTGGGGGGTTGCCAAGGCAAATGGCTATCTGCCGCTGATGGAAGAACTCAACTTACCCATCGTAGAATTTCACGGTCAGCGTTACGAAACAGCGAGTACAACCTTCAACCATCTGCGCCTGTGCAAAGAAGCTATGGACGCCGATGTCGTGATTAACCTGCCTAAGGTGAAGTCTCACTCGCAGTTAACCATCACCTTGGGCGTCAAGAACTTATTCGGCTGTGTCCCTGGCAAAATGAAAGCCTGGTGGCACATGGAAGCGGGGAAGGATGAACAACGTTTTGGGGAAATGTTGGTGGAAACGGCACGGGCGATTAATCCCGACTTGACGATTCTCGATGGTATCATCGGTCATGAAGGAAATGGCCCTAGTGCAGGCGAACCGCGATCGCTGAATATCTTGGGGGCGTCTTCCGATGTCTTTGCCCTGGATCGCGCCATACTAGACATCCTCAATGTTGACCCATCCCTCGTTCCCACCGTAACCGCGAGTCAACGATTAGGGCTGTGTCCACAACTGAGGGAGATGGATTTTCCCCACCTGCAACCCATGGAACTGCAAGTGATGGATTGGAGACTTCCTGATGCTTTAGTCCCGCTTGATTTTGGGATGCCTCGTGTAATTAAGTCTACTTTTAGACATCTGTACATCCGCTTGATCCAAGAACCCATCAAAGCTTATGCCGAAAGGTAG
- a CDS encoding LabA-like NYN domain-containing protein — protein MPCPMNRLSIFVDGNNMFYAQQKNGWFFDPRRVLDYFKGEPNITLVNAFWYTGLKDPQDQRGFRDALISLGYTVRTKILKEYYDDNSGRYSQKANLDIEIVVDMFNTVDQYDKVILFSGDGDFERAIELLRSKNTHITVVSTEGMIARELRNATDRYIDLNEIRERIEKIDY, from the coding sequence ATGCCATGCCCCATGAACCGTCTGTCTATTTTTGTAGACGGGAACAATATGTTCTACGCTCAACAAAAAAACGGCTGGTTTTTCGATCCAAGAAGGGTATTAGATTACTTCAAAGGTGAGCCAAACATAACATTAGTCAACGCCTTTTGGTACACCGGATTAAAAGACCCTCAAGACCAGCGAGGATTTCGAGATGCCTTAATCAGCCTTGGTTACACCGTCCGGACAAAAATTCTCAAAGAATATTACGATGATAATTCCGGTCGTTATTCTCAAAAAGCTAATTTAGATATAGAAATTGTTGTCGATATGTTTAATACAGTAGATCAGTACGATAAAGTGATTCTTTTTAGTGGAGATGGTGATTTTGAACGAGCGATTGAATTACTACGCTCAAAGAATACACATATTACAGTCGTCTCAACCGAGGGAATGATTGCCAGGGAATTAAGGAATGCAACTGACCGTTACATCGATTTAAATGAAATCCGAGAACGGATTGAAAAAATTGACTATTAA
- a CDS encoding 2-isopropylmalate synthase, with protein MNKQPQTDRIIIFDTTLRDGEQCPGATLNVDEKLVIARQLARLGVDVIEAGFAFASPGDFEAVEKIAKAVGTEDGPVICSLARAIKADIQAAAAAIKPAAKGRIHTFISTSDIHLEYQLKKSKAEVLAIAEEMVAYAKSFVDDVEFSTMDATRTDPEYLYQVLERAIAAGATTINIPDTVGYTTPSEFGALIKGIKDNVPNIDQAIISVHGHNDIGLAVANFLEAVKNGARQLECAINGIGERAGNTALEEVVMALHVRRQYYNPFLGRPVESEAPLTNIDTRQIYKTSRLVSNLTGMLVQPNKAIVGANAFAHESGIHQDGVLKNRLTYEIMDAQSIGLTENQIVLGKHSGRNAFRTRLRELGFELSETELNKAFIRFKELADKKKEISDWDLEAIANDETQQTPELFHLELVQVSCGNQARPTATVYLRNPAGEELMDAAIGTGPVDAVYKAINRVVNVPNELIEFSVQSVTKGIDAMGEVTIRLRHNHRVFSGHAANTDIIVASAQAYVNALNRLYGSLQGDQTLRIGRGESSMNESGVTEESVVVQGSMVNQQ; from the coding sequence ATGAACAAGCAACCGCAAACAGACCGCATTATTATCTTTGACACCACCCTCCGGGATGGGGAACAGTGCCCCGGAGCAACCCTAAATGTAGACGAGAAGCTGGTGATTGCGCGGCAACTAGCGCGTCTGGGAGTTGATGTGATTGAGGCGGGTTTCGCTTTTGCTAGCCCCGGAGATTTTGAAGCGGTGGAAAAAATTGCCAAAGCCGTGGGGACAGAAGATGGCCCGGTGATCTGTAGTTTGGCAAGAGCGATTAAAGCCGATATCCAAGCCGCAGCGGCAGCGATTAAACCAGCCGCTAAGGGGCGAATTCATACCTTTATCTCGACTTCAGACATTCACCTGGAATACCAACTCAAGAAATCCAAAGCCGAGGTACTGGCGATCGCCGAGGAAATGGTTGCGTATGCCAAAAGCTTCGTGGATGACGTGGAATTCTCAACCATGGATGCCACGCGCACCGATCCAGAGTACCTTTACCAAGTGCTAGAACGGGCGATCGCAGCCGGTGCCACCACGATCAATATCCCCGATACCGTGGGTTACACTACCCCAAGCGAATTCGGGGCACTGATTAAGGGCATCAAAGACAACGTCCCCAATATTGACCAAGCGATTATTTCCGTCCACGGGCACAATGATATCGGCTTGGCGGTGGCGAACTTCCTGGAAGCTGTGAAGAATGGGGCGAGGCAGTTGGAATGTGCAATCAACGGCATCGGTGAACGGGCGGGAAATACTGCTCTAGAAGAAGTGGTGATGGCGCTGCACGTGCGGCGGCAGTATTACAACCCCTTCTTGGGACGCCCTGTGGAGTCAGAAGCCCCCCTGACAAACATTGACACGCGGCAGATTTATAAAACCTCTCGCTTGGTATCCAACCTCACCGGGATGTTGGTGCAGCCGAACAAAGCCATTGTGGGAGCCAATGCCTTTGCTCACGAATCAGGGATTCATCAGGATGGGGTGCTCAAGAACCGGCTGACTTACGAAATCATGGATGCCCAGTCCATTGGTTTGACGGAAAATCAGATTGTCTTGGGCAAACACTCCGGGCGCAATGCCTTCCGCACTCGCTTGCGGGAACTAGGGTTTGAGCTTTCGGAAACCGAGTTGAATAAAGCGTTTATCCGCTTCAAAGAACTGGCAGATAAGAAAAAAGAAATTTCTGACTGGGATTTGGAAGCGATCGCCAATGATGAAACCCAACAAACTCCAGAACTGTTCCACTTAGAATTAGTACAGGTCTCTTGTGGCAATCAGGCGCGTCCGACCGCCACCGTATACCTGAGAAACCCAGCAGGTGAAGAACTGATGGATGCGGCGATCGGTACCGGCCCCGTGGATGCGGTGTACAAAGCCATTAACCGGGTGGTGAATGTCCCCAACGAGTTGATTGAGTTTTCTGTGCAGTCCGTAACCAAGGGTATTGATGCCATGGGAGAAGTGACCATTCGCTTGCGGCACAATCATCGGGTATTCTCCGGTCATGCTGCCAACACCGATATCATTGTTGCCTCTGCTCAAGCCTATGTGAACGCCCTCAATCGGCTGTATGGATCATTGCAAGGCGACCAAACCCTACGGATTGGGCGTGGGGAAAGCAGTATGAATGAATCAGGGGTAACAGAAGAATCCGTTGTTGTTCAGGGTTCGATGGTTAATCAACAGTGA
- a CDS encoding MBL fold metallo-hydrolase — MPDFQPAAPTPRISNDRADMVTGSRDDFVVQFWGVRDKISTPGKETIRYGGNTSCVEIRVGNKRLIFDGGTGLRLLGNNLLKAMPVEAYIFFTNCHWDSIQGFPFFIPALLPGNCFHIYGAEASDGTSMEQRLSRQMLGPNFPVPLQVMRSELKFYELVSGMTILLDDVTVETVFLNYSHRAMGYRITWQGRSVVYAMDRVCYQDHIDQALLHLARQADLLILKAPHSFLEGGVSSSSRLWKDSLWQTGIETAKAAGVKRIVMSRYNPDYDDDFLDQVEEQVRSVFPNDFLAREGMIVPIA; from the coding sequence ATGCCAGATTTCCAGCCAGCGGCACCAACCCCACGTATATCGAATGATAGAGCCGATATGGTAACTGGCTCTAGAGATGATTTTGTCGTTCAATTTTGGGGCGTTCGAGATAAAATTTCCACTCCGGGAAAAGAGACAATCCGTTACGGGGGCAACACATCCTGTGTTGAAATACGGGTTGGCAACAAACGTCTGATTTTTGACGGCGGTACCGGGTTACGGTTGTTGGGCAATAATTTGCTCAAAGCGATGCCCGTGGAAGCTTACATCTTCTTTACTAATTGCCATTGGGACAGCATCCAAGGATTTCCCTTTTTCATCCCCGCCCTTCTTCCAGGCAACTGCTTTCATATTTACGGAGCAGAGGCATCTGATGGAACCTCGATGGAACAGCGGCTGAGTCGCCAGATGCTCGGTCCCAATTTTCCCGTTCCCCTGCAAGTGATGCGCTCGGAGCTGAAGTTCTACGAGCTGGTGTCTGGCATGACTATCTTATTGGACGATGTGACCGTTGAGACCGTCTTTCTCAACTACTCACACAGGGCAATGGGTTATCGAATCACTTGGCAAGGACGTTCAGTGGTCTACGCCATGGATCGCGTCTGCTACCAGGATCACATCGATCAAGCACTGCTCCATCTAGCACGGCAAGCCGATTTGCTGATTTTGAAAGCTCCTCATTCCTTCTTAGAGGGTGGCGTCTCATCTTCGTCACGGCTCTGGAAAGACAGCCTTTGGCAGACAGGGATTGAAACAGCAAAAGCAGCGGGCGTTAAACGAATCGTCATGTCTCGCTACAACCCCGACTATGATGATGACTTTCTCGATCAGGTAGAAGAGCAAGTTAGGTCTGTTTTCCCCAATGACTTCCTAGCTCGCGAGGGCATGATTGTGCCCATAGCCTAG
- a CDS encoding RecQ family ATP-dependent DNA helicase produces the protein MNTSTTTSWNNVRAAFKNIWGYDDFRFPQGEIIRSLLEKQDALIVLPTGGGKSICFQLPALLQTGLTLVISPLVALMENQVQELHQLKLPAALLHSELPTHQRRQTLQALERQQLRLLYLSPETLLSTPVWERLCQPQLKINGLILDEAHCLVQWGDTFRPAYLRLGAVRPALLKCKPAGTKISIAAFTATADPIAQQTIRNVLQLQQPKPFLISPYRQNLNLKIQIVWTPRGRCQQLLKFIQARQKQTGLVYVRSRRESEELTEWLGSLGYATAAYHAGLSPEERRAIEASWLSGKSQFVVCTCAFGMGINKPDVRWVVHYQSPQLLSEYIQEVGRGGRDGKPSDALTLISEPTGWLNPEDKQRREFFVDKMRSQYQDAQQLVKKLPPQGDVATIAKQYRDGAIALALLHSAGQLEWKDPFHYRKRASGTSQSLAQLSAAQEKVQKQMTQYLNTRECRWQFLLKAFGFNEEAAGFRCENCDNCSCR, from the coding sequence ATGAACACTTCTACAACAACATCCTGGAACAATGTCCGCGCCGCCTTCAAAAATATTTGGGGATATGATGATTTTCGATTCCCCCAAGGTGAGATTATTCGTAGTCTTTTAGAAAAACAAGATGCCCTGATTGTCCTACCCACAGGTGGCGGCAAATCGATTTGTTTTCAACTTCCAGCACTCCTCCAAACAGGATTAACATTGGTAATTTCTCCACTTGTTGCACTGATGGAAAATCAGGTGCAGGAATTACATCAACTGAAGTTACCAGCAGCCCTTTTGCATAGTGAATTGCCAACCCACCAACGACGGCAAACGCTTCAAGCTTTGGAACGTCAGCAGTTACGATTACTCTACCTATCGCCGGAAACTTTATTGAGTACACCCGTATGGGAACGGTTGTGTCAGCCACAGCTTAAGATTAATGGGTTGATATTAGATGAAGCACACTGTTTGGTGCAATGGGGTGATACCTTTCGACCCGCTTATCTACGTTTGGGTGCAGTACGACCCGCTTTACTTAAATGTAAGCCAGCAGGAACAAAAATTAGCATTGCTGCCTTTACAGCAACGGCTGACCCCATTGCCCAACAAACAATCCGCAATGTCTTGCAATTACAACAGCCAAAACCTTTTTTAATTAGTCCCTATCGGCAAAATTTAAACCTCAAAATTCAAATTGTCTGGACTCCTAGAGGACGCTGCCAGCAACTATTAAAATTTATTCAAGCACGACAGAAGCAAACAGGCTTAGTCTATGTTCGTTCCAGACGGGAGAGTGAAGAATTAACGGAATGGTTGGGTTCTTTGGGTTATGCAACAGCGGCTTACCATGCGGGATTGAGTCCTGAAGAACGTCGCGCTATTGAAGCCAGTTGGCTAAGTGGAAAAAGTCAATTTGTAGTTTGCACTTGTGCGTTTGGGATGGGTATCAATAAGCCTGATGTTAGATGGGTGGTGCATTATCAATCCCCTCAGTTGTTATCAGAGTATATCCAGGAGGTTGGCAGAGGGGGACGGGATGGTAAACCTTCTGACGCTTTGACGTTGATCAGTGAACCAACTGGATGGTTAAATCCAGAAGATAAGCAGCGACGTGAGTTTTTTGTTGATAAAATGCGATCGCAATATCAAGATGCCCAGCAGTTGGTGAAGAAATTGCCACCTCAAGGGGATGTGGCAACGATAGCTAAGCAATATCGCGACGGTGCAATTGCTCTGGCTCTCCTTCACAGTGCGGGACAATTAGAATGGAAAGATCCTTTTCATTATCGCAAACGGGCTTCAGGAACCTCTCAATCTCTCGCCCAGTTGAGTGCGGCACAGGAGAAGGTACAAAAGCAGATGACTCAATATTTAAACACTCGTGAGTGTCGTTGGCAATTTTTGTTAAAGGCGTTTGGTTTTAATGAGGAAGCGGCTGGATTTCGCTGCGAAAATTGTGATAATTGTAGTTGCCGATAG
- a CDS encoding class I SAM-dependent methyltransferase, producing the protein MLDETLEKERRFHDNWAAAIDIDGIRVADYFEACTAPENRFILRQMGDIRGKRLLDLGCGAGENSVYFAKQGAHCVATDYSPGMVEVALKLAASNGVKIEGCTANAMALDFPDNTFDLIYASNLLHHIPDPKIALKEMHRVLKPGGKACFWDPLKHNPVINVYRRIATEVRTEDEMPLDINIVNYIQSLFSETAYDTFWIATLWIFLRFYLVEKVNPNQERYWKKIILEQERLAPTYLRLEQFDNFLKKLPLMKRLAWNLAVVATK; encoded by the coding sequence ATGTTAGACGAAACCTTGGAAAAAGAGCGACGCTTCCATGATAATTGGGCTGCCGCTATTGATATAGATGGAATTCGGGTTGCTGACTATTTTGAAGCTTGTACCGCTCCCGAAAATCGCTTTATTCTACGGCAGATGGGAGACATCCGAGGTAAGCGGCTATTAGATTTGGGATGTGGTGCGGGTGAAAATAGTGTTTATTTTGCCAAACAAGGGGCGCATTGTGTAGCGACCGATTATTCACCAGGAATGGTAGAAGTGGCGCTCAAGTTAGCGGCCTCGAATGGAGTCAAAATTGAAGGATGCACTGCCAATGCAATGGCGTTGGATTTTCCAGATAACACCTTTGATTTAATCTATGCCTCCAATTTATTACACCATATCCCAGACCCCAAAATCGCTTTGAAAGAAATGCACAGAGTCCTAAAACCGGGTGGAAAAGCCTGTTTTTGGGACCCATTAAAGCACAATCCGGTGATTAATGTCTATCGCCGCATAGCGACTGAAGTGCGTACTGAAGATGAAATGCCGCTGGATATTAATATTGTTAATTACATCCAATCTTTATTTTCCGAAACCGCTTACGATACCTTTTGGATAGCCACACTTTGGATTTTCTTGCGCTTCTATTTGGTAGAAAAAGTTAACCCTAATCAGGAGCGTTATTGGAAGAAAATCATTTTGGAGCAAGAACGATTAGCACCGACCTATTTGCGATTGGAACAATTCGATAATTTCTTGAAGAAACTACCATTGATGAAACGTTTGGCTTGGAATTTAGCTGTGGTAGCAACGAAATAA
- the petN gene encoding cytochrome b6-f complex subunit PetN, with amino-acid sequence MDILSLGWVSVLVLFTWSIAMVVWGRNGF; translated from the coding sequence ATGGATATTTTGTCATTGGGTTGGGTTTCCGTACTGGTGCTGTTCACTTGGTCAATTGCAATGGTTGTTTGGGGTCGCAACGGTTTTTAG